The Oncorhynchus mykiss isolate Arlee chromosome 5, USDA_OmykA_1.1, whole genome shotgun sequence DNA window gaaaatcagccaacaagtgctcagcatacgtgggatctccttcatgactgttggaaaaaagcattcctcatgaagctggttgagagaacgccaagagtgtgcaaatctgtcatcaaggcaaaaagggtggctactttgaagaatctaaaatatattttgatttgtttaacacttttttagttactacatgattccttgtgttatttcatagttgatgtcttcagtattattctacaatgtagaaaatattaaaaataaagaaaaactcttgaatgagtaggcgtgtccaaacatttgactgttaCTGCACGCACATACATACCAACATAGGAATTGGGTAAAATACTAACACAAGACTGATGGAGAATCTGAAATGAAAGTATGTTACATATGAGAATGTGTGACCTTGCTGATACCGTCCTCCAGCCTGGCGGCCTCGTCGCGGGTGTGGTCCAGCTCCTCATGCAGCTGAGCAGACTCCGCCTCTGCCCTCTCCTTGTCCCTCCTCTCGCTTTCCAGCTGGTGGCGGATGTCCATCTTGTCCCCGGCATTGTGGATGGAGTAGAGGTCAgacaccctctgtctctcctgctccAGCTGGGCCCTGCATCGAGCCAACTCCACCTGCTCGCCCACGGCCGCCTCCCTCAGGACCTCCAGCTCTGTGGCCGCCACTGCCCTATCCCGGCGCTCCATCTCAGCCTGCCGCTCAGCCATGTGCACCCTCTCCTTTAGCGCTGATATCAGGCCCTGGGCTTCTGCGTTGTCCTGCTCCGCCATTTTCAGTGCCCCGCTCAGGTGCTGCTGCACCCCCAGCAGCTGCTCCCTCTCGAAGTGGGTCCCATCAGTCAGGTCCACGTAGCGACGCTCCAGCTCCAGGTAGCGGCTGCTCTTAGTGTCCTCCTCGTCGACCGGGGCATAGGCCAGGCGGTGCTCGTCCAGCAGGCCCCGGAAGTAGTCCATCTGCTGGCCGTACAACTCCAGCCGGTCACCTTGCTGGCACAAGGAGTCTACCAGAATGACCCTCTCCTCGCCCAGCCTCTCGTTCTCTGTGCTTAGTTCCTGGGTGATCTGCTGCAGGTCGGCCAGCTCCTGTAGTGTGGCCTGGAGCTCCTCAGAGGTGCAGTGCTGGTTCTCCTCCATCTGGTGAATGCGCTCCGTTAGACAGGCCACCGACACCTCGCTGGTGTTGCCACTGCTGCCGCTACAGGAGCGCTCGCAGTTACTCGGTGGCCCGCCCTCTGACTCAGAGGAGGAGCAGCAGGCAGAGGCAGAACCAGAGGGGGCGTCCAGGGCATCATCGCTGGAGGTGATCGGCTGGTAGGCTTCGCTGCACTCGCTGTCGGCCGCCTCAGGGGAGATGGCTCGCCGGGGGTCCAGAAGGTCTTCATTGGAGCCGCAGGCAGAGCTGTGTGGGGAGACCCCATGTTGAAAAGGGGCCCGTTGGAACCCTCCATCTCTGCCACCGCTGGCTGGGGGAAGCTCTGGGCTGAGGCAGGAGCCTCGTGGGGCTTTGAGGGAGCAGTCCAGCCTCTGCTCCAGCGAGAAACCCATGGCATTGAGGCGGTCCTTCAGCATGCGGTTCTCACTCTTTAGCATGTTCAGTTCCACGCGGATCCCCTGGTTCTGGTCCTGCAGCAAGAGCAGGGTGGACTCAACGTCTGTATAGATGAGCGGAGTAGCTTCTTTTTTCTGTTCCTGTAGGGGCTCAGCCTCagcagtctcctctccctcgcccctctctctgctccccccatCCTCCTCAGGCAGGCCTAGCTGGACACGGATGGCCCGCAGCTCGGTGCGCAGGTGGAGGATCTCCACATCTTTGCTCTTGGCCAGGCCCAGCAGATCCTTCACCCTGCTCTCCAGGAGCGTCTTATTGCTGAGCTGCCCATCCGACCTGGACTTGCTCATACGGGACTCGGACTCAGTCATGGCTCGGCTGCGGACTCTCTTGGGCGGTGCCAAGGTGTCCGAGGGTCCGGAGAGCTTCCTGCTGGCGGTGCCAGTTCTGGAGCGTTCTCGCAGGCCCTCCCGGGATGAACCGGGCTCCTTCACCACAGAGGAGGTCCCACGCTTGCCTGAGGAGTACAATACAACACGTTACTGAAGGTAAAGAAGTTAGAGCTAATCACAAACCAGAGTATAGTCTGTTAGTAGCTCTATGGTTGATGTACCTGAGCTAATCACAAACCAGAGTATAGTCTGTTAGTAGCTCTATGGTTGATGTACCTGAGCTAATCACAAACCAGAGTATAGTCTGTTAGTAGCTCTATGGTTGATGTACCTGAGCTAATCACAAACCAGAGTATAGTCTGTTAGTAGCTCTATGGTTGATGTACCTGAGCTAATCACAAACCAGAGTATAGTCTGTTAGTAGCTCTATGGTTGATGTACCTGAGCTAATCACAAACCAGAGTATAGTCTGTTAGTAGCTCTATGGTTGATGTACCTGAGCTAATCTTTGTCTTGCCCTCTGGGTTGCTAGTACCTGTAGTGGAAGAGGTTGAAGAGTGGGCAGAGCTAGTCTTTGTCTTGCCCTCTGGGTTGCTAGTACCTGTAGTGGAAGAGGTTGAAGAGTGGGCAGAGCTAGTCTTTGTCTTGCCCTCTGGGTTGCTAGTACCTGTAGTGGAATAGGTTGAAGAGTGGGCAGAGCCAGTCTTCTTCGCCTTGGGAATAGTGCTGCTCCCAGCAGAGGCTCCACTTCCTACTGTTGTTGCTGATGACAAGTCATCGCTGCTCTTCGCCTGGCCAAAGAGAAAGATGATAGTTAACACACCACATATTGGACCTATAAAGATAATCAGCTTCATGGTTGTTCTTAGTATGTAGCAAAAGTGCTCGCACGGTTATTTGTATGTGCCTTCTGCATTTGTACCTTAGAGAGTGGTGCGGTAGCGGAGGTCTTGGCCGTATTCTTGCCGGCTGTGCCCATGGTGGCGCCCTCAGGCTTGACTCTCTCCCCAGTCTGGAACTTAGTGCCTGCTGCCGTGGCTTTGAATAGGCCGGCCACTGGCCTGGTCGTCTTCCTCATACTGGGCTCTAGGTTTCTCAGACATTTACAATGCAATCTGTgtggaacaaaaacacacaagcatTCAGGAGttaataacaggatgaggtggtaACGCATGCATCACAGAGGGTTTCTAGTTTCTCAGTCAGGAAAACATATTTCATTATTATGCCATAATTAACATCAGTGAACAACCTCTTACAACTCATGTAAATATTAAACCCACATAAAACGCAGCCTACAACTACAAGAATTATAGTAGGCAGCCCAACAGTCTAAAAACGAGTTTGTAAATCATTCATTTGAAATCAATTTCCAGAATAACCAATTAGCCTAGATTGCCTTTTGAAAAATCCAGTTAGTTACCTGATGCCTGTGGCAGTAGTTTTCTTGGGAGAACACGGTCTGTCATCTATGGGCTCGCTAGTAGCTAAGGAGTTGCTGTCTAGTCTGGAGTACGGACAAAATGACTTCACAGTTCTTCTGTGCTGTGGTCGATGCTATTTATGTTCAAACGCCAGCCAGCACTGCATCCTTCTCAGACAGTGACTCACACAGATCACACGAGGGAGCGGTCATTGGATTCAGATCTGAAAGCACACGAGGCGTGTGACTGAAGGTCTCAGGCCTGTAGCTAAAGTTGAAGTctgaagattacatacaccttagccaaatacaattaaaCTCACTTTTTCACCATTtctgtgagaaaaaaaatatcctagaaaaattacctgtcttaggtcagttaggatcaccactttattttaagaatgtgaaatgccagaataatagatTTAATTatctatttcagcttttatttatatcatcacattcccagtgggtcaaaagtttacatacactcaattagtatttggtagcatggccaattttcctgcctcatgatgccatctattttgtgaagtgcaccagtccctcctgcagcaaagcacccccataacatgctgctgtcacccccatgcttcacggttgggatggtgttctttggcttgcaagcctccccctttttcctccaaacataatgatggtcattatggccaaacagttatatatttttttcatcagaccagaggacatttctccaaaaggtacaatctttgtccccatgtgcagttgcaaatggtagtctggcttttttatggcggttttggagcagtggcttcttccttgctgagctgcctttcaggttgtgtcattgtaggactcgttttactgtggatatagaaacttttgtactggtttcctccagcatctgcacaaggtccgttgctgttgttctgggattgatttgcacttttcgcaccaaagtacgttcatctctaggagacagaacgcgtctccttcctgagcggtatgacggctgcgtggtcccatggtgtttatacttgcgtactattgtttgtacagataaacgtggtaccttcaggcgaaattgctccaaaggatgaaccagacttgtggaggtctacaattgtttttctgaggtcttcgctgatttccccatgatgtcaagcaaagaggcactgagtttgaaggtaggccttgaaatacatccacaggtacacctccaactgactcaaatgatgtcaattagcctatgaaaagcttctaaagcccaagctgcttaaaggcacagtcaacttagtgtatgtaaacttctgacccactagaattgtgatacaatgaattataagtgaaataatctgtctgtaaacaattgttggaaaaattacttgtgtcatgcacaaagtagatgtcctaaccgacttgccaaaactatagtttgttaacaagaaatttgtgaaaaacgagtttcaatgattccaacctaagtgtatgtaaacttccgacttcaactgtagctgccTCTTATCACAACATCACGAGGCGGTTGTACTGTAGCTGCAGCAGTAACAGTGGTCTGGGCAGGTCGACTGGGCCTTACGAGGCATGAGGAGCCTGTGTGTGCAGGCCTATAACGGTGCCCAGACAATGAGAAAAAACACTCACTTCAGTTGGCTTATGTCTGAGATGGCGACCCTCTTTTTCTTCAAGATAAGACTGATTATTCAAATTGATCAGGCTACTAGTCATCACCTAGAATCAAGCACATATTACCTGACTGACGAACAGTCTGTAAGTCCCCATTCCCAGATCAGTCTATTCATACCATAGATAAAGCTGGACTATTATAACCACTACCCTGCAATAGCACGCAAGATAGCTTTGAACATTTTTACAAAGACAGGTATAACCATAGTAACCATAACATTTCCTCTCCACAGCCCCCTTCCCTTATATTTGAACTAGATCCGTTTGAACTGTGGACAAAGCAACTACATGTCTAGAGACACACCCAACCTAACAGACATCTGCCCACCCACATGGTTCACTGACAGAGTTGGGGCATCTAGTAAAAGGGAGTATATCCTTGTAGTGCATCATGTTCAAACAACAAGAGGCAGGATATCAACACCACCCCGAGTCAGATCGTTTTTAGAAAGGCTTACTGAGGATGCAGCCAGACTCAGAattggtggcagttgtgaaaagcTCATCTTTCAGGCTCCTTCTGTAGAGTGAAGTGTTATGATAAAGTATCAGTACCAGAAGAATGTAGCCGTGTCTAATTGTTTTACCAAAAAAGGAAATACATAGCCTAAGCTACAGTAAATAAACATCCTGGGCTGGCCATGGTGAGCAAAATGATATTAGTACCAGACCGTCGGGGTAGATATGTTTGCGCTGAAGATGGATCGGACAATAAGACTAGAAAATTATACCATAGCTGGAATTCTGGAGTTGAAGAGTAGAAGGAATGGGACGACAGGGTAACAACACTCAGTATGCACTAGCATAACTCAGTGTTGTGTGTAGGACATACTTTCTTCATTTGAAATGagggagtaacacacacacacagacaacagaaCACGTATAGCCAACTCAGGAAAGGGCAGTCAGATACCAGATGTGTTTCTGTTGTTTCAAGTCCATGTGTTAAAAAGCTTTACCTGTTAACTGCAACATCAAATGCAACTGTTAGTCTGAAATATAGTCTATTCTTTTAAAGCTTTCTCAATGCACTCTTAGCCTACAACTTGAATCAGTTGCCTAAGATTAAAATCTAATTTTAAAATAATATGATCACAGTGGACAGCCCAAGGGTGAGCCAGCGTCTAATGACCGAGCCTGACCTTGAGTGAACAACTGACCTGGTAAAAGTCTGAGCTTAGGCTGGTGTCTTTGGATCCCCACTGAGTCTGGCTGACTGTAATTTCCTATTGACCTAATTAAAGCCAATACTAAATCAGACCAGATAGATACTGGAGGAAGTGAGAGGGGACTATGAATGCATCGTATGGTTTGTACAAGGCCTATATAGATTGGTGCTGCTGAGGGTGGAGACCAGACAAACGTTTGACACAACCACCAGGAAACAACCCTAGAaagcaaagagagacagaggttggatgggggggggggggggttgatatgTGGAACCGGAAGAAAAGAGAGCGGATGAATGATTGCTGACTAACAGATTGAGTATTGCTTGAGTATGACTCAGTATTTTACACAGGACAGTAACAACTGCTTGTAGGCCCTAACCCTGctgaattccacaaattaaccttGTTCACTACGGCAGGGGTAGGATGCAGAGGTGCCAGGTTTTCAAAACACTGCTGTCTGTTTTAAGAGAGCAGCTGCACCATTATTTACAACACCAGATGGCTCCTGACAGATCTCATATCAAGGTTTAATGGGCAGAACACTGTGTTGAGCATCACAGAAGAGGAATACATAAAGAATATTGTCACGAAAAGCCAGATCATCCACAAGGCAAGAAAAACATGattccagtgtttcccctatatccATTTAGCAGTGGCGCTGATTCACTGTCCATGCTACGGTTACATAGATAGAGAACAGGCCTAGGCTACATTTGCTGCTCCACAAGAATAAAACCACACTGACTGGATAGTCTCTCTACTGCCTCAAATTCCTCATCTTGCTCCTAAAAGCGATGACCCTATAACACtggccctcctctcttctccttttcccCCATAGCTTTAATAACACAAGCTGAAACCCCTTCCCCCATGTCCAGGGACCTCACGCAGGTTTGGAGGAATGTTGGGGATTTTTGGGGACATTGTGTGGCCCGGAATGTGCTGCAGGCAGCAAAAGTCAATACCAGTTGTCTGCTCAATAAACTATGCTAATTGCTTGCCAGACTGTGATTTTTACTGCACCATGTCAAATGATCCTTCATGCCAGTTACTCTTTATTAATCTCAATCTATTCCAGGGTGCAGAATGCCACTAGAAGTAGCGAACTAATAAGGCTTAGTGTGACATGTAATGATCACAACAGTCCCAATATATATGTGGTGGTTGCAGTTAAATGAGCATGACTACTCAAGagatacatctccttcacatagtgTGAAACATCACATGAATGATAAATAAATAGTTTGACAGGTTACTGATAGTGGACACACTACCATGGCTGGCAGAACACACTACTATGATGTCAACCCTATTCTGACTTTATGCAATGTGATAGTATGGCTGCAATATAAATTGTGTCTCAATTTGGTCAAAATGAGTGGATCTTTCTTTACCCTAACCCTTCTCATCTTTGTTAGGAGGGGAGGAAAGTAACTAGCTAACGAAATTAAAAGACAACAGTAATGTTATTGTATTTTGTTATCTAGCATACTATTTAGTTACCTAGGTGTGTTGTTTCTATACATTTTAATTATCAGACACTGCTGGCTCGATGAAGTTACTGTAaggttagctagctacgttaactcgttagctagctagctagccacctacaatacatgcagctagctagttacacACAAGCAATCACAATTTGAAAAACATCTAACACATTTTACCTGGAATTCTTTGGTAGAGATAATCGAATGACTCGGATACCATCGGTTACAATATGCAGTTATTGGTCATTTCATGCACTCCATCCTCAGCGTCCCTGCCCCTTGATATTCTCCATTGACAGGACACACAGCATGAGCATTCCCGATTAATGGTTGGAATTGTAGGACGTCGCTGACAGATCCCTCTCCACGTCCTTTTTGGAATGTAGCAAATTATATGGTGGGGGCCATTACGACGAGGGTCTTAAGTGTTGTCTGATGCACATGTCGAGGAAAACATGTGATAACAATGACATATAGTGAATCTGTGATGTGGTGATATGTATGCGATCTGTAAAATCTAGTAGGGTCCAGGTCAAGATATGCTCAATTGAAGATATAAGGCATtgccagatttttttttacatagatactgattttattatacattttgtgtacAGAGGCTGCCAATGCCTTCCAAACATGTATTTTCCTCAGACTACAGTATCCCTTTTTACAGACTCATGACATAACATGTATGTTGACCAGAAGGAAATAAATCTAAATTGAAAAACAGAAAAAaggtcaaatgtatttttttgtggatgACCAGCAAGTACCATCATTTTAGCTTCACACAGTTAACTAGAAAATGTGGAATAAAACACACATATTCCCAAGATGTCAAAACATGGTTTCAGGTCATTTAAAATACGTTTAATAAGGGAGTGAATTATAATAAACTATTGCCAGGCTCATGTCAACTTACAAGGACTGAAAGAATGAATATTCATTCATCATACAGTATGCATACACTGAAATGCTAAAGTCGTACATAGAGTAATATATTCCATATTTTTAGACTTTAAAACATAGTACACATATTTAGAATAATCTTATGTTGACATATATGACTTCGTTATGAAAGAGGCAGGGTAAGTGACTAGCCCTGTGAAGAATCACACTGACAATCAATAACCAAGTTCTCGTTCAGTTGAAGCCTAATTACTCAACTGTTTTATTAACATGATTAATCCTAAATGTATTGATGAACATCACAATAAATAAACCTAAGAACCCAATGCCTCTAGTatgatacatacaatacatattgTACAACCATAAGACAAGGTTAGAGAGATGACTAACCTATATAAACTCAAATAACCTTCATCTTTCCTTGCAATCTTTTCTCTCCAAACCACAGAAAATGTCCTAAAGCATCACAGTGGGCAGTCTGGAGTAAAACCAAAAGGAACTGTAAGTGCAAGCCCCTCCAAATTAGATCATGTTTTGGATTAGTGACAtgttgatacatacagtagttACAGTTAGGACAGCAGATGGTTACAAACTGTTTGGCAGTTATTTGAAAAAACAAAGTACATCTTGCAAATGAACGATACACAGCATAGCATAGAGCCTTGAGAGATATTATCTATATATGAGTCATATAGCATGACAGTGAATTTTGAAAGTGTCCTCCTTCTACAAGTATAGATACCACTTTGCTACTACTAATATATTTTTCCTTCAGATGAGGGTATTCAGCTCCGTAAATACAGTAGACTTCATTTTACACAGAACTGGAACAGAAAAGCTGAAAATGAGTTATTTCGCTAATGTTGACAGAGCTAAGGCAGAGTGAGGGTTATTGACTAAgcatctgtgtgtctgtctcctatgATTGCAAACATGAATTGGGCTTAGCTTGGTATCATAATATTCAGACAAGATCTCCCACACAGGCTAATAGTGCCATGAAGTGCGATACCAAACTCTACGTTCATGTATTGGTCTCAAAATAGGTGCCTTAAGGACAGGTCTGTTTTCTCAAAAGGCGAGGGAGACTACAGCACCCCAGTAAGTCTCCTTACAGCAATTCCACTGACACATTGAAATCCACGGCATACGTTCTGAATAAAAGCTGTGACGCAGAGGCACAATGGAGCAGAGCAGGTCACATTGAGCACTAATGATATAAATCAAAGAGATCTAAATGAATGGTGAATGCACTGCCTTTCTCTCTCATGGCTTCCTCCATTGTACAGTTGTGTGTATGGGACATGTGAGGATATATTAGGACAAAATGTGTTACTAAAGTTATGACTATGGCTATTAACTGGAGCTGATTTAGTTGATATGTTAGCATATGGATAAGTCCGGATTTGAAACGTTATGTCTTAattctactttttttttttttacagcaaatCATCCCATtatttcattcactcactcacgcatGTGTGCGCACAAATGTTGCATGTACAACCCCAAAACTGTCGGAAATGTCTCTGCTAACTTCAAAATGTCAGAGTTCTTCATGAAATCTCAGTAGTGCAGACAGTAGTACAGACTGAGTTAGTAAACACATTACTTGTTAACAATTATCCAGCCAGAATGAAATATCATATTTTAAGCTTGGTTTATCAAAACCAAAACACTTGTTGGTCACTAACATCCTGCTGCCCAATATAACAATATGTTTATGACAACACACAGATGAAAATAACTTGAATCAAACATGCCTACAGGTACTGAAATTAAAACCATTCTAATATAAATCTTCTCTTTTTTCCTTCTGAACAAAATATTCTAAGAGCATTTTCTTTTCCATGGCCCTTTGGTGGGTTACTATGAGGCAGACCAGGAGGGAGAAGAGCTTAAGGAAGGGTGTGGAGGACAGTTAATGACAGCTGTCCAGCCAACCTCACAAATATGGGTGAGAAACAGATGGGTCACTTTCATTGAAAAGAGGATAAACAAGTATTCCTTCATAACATCAACAGAATGGTCCACTTTGGCTAAGCATCCACAATTTAGCGCAACTTGTTTGAAACAGGTGAATTATTTTCATTTTCATGAGAATAACTGTCTCCACCGACACAGCTGTAGAGCGGAAACATGGTATTGTTGTAAGTTGTAGAAAGGGAACATGTTATTATTGTAAATTGTAGAGAAGAAACATGGTATTGTTGTTCTGTATACAACTAAATGTACTGTTTTGTATCCTACTTCAGTAACACATCAAGATTTCAGGGTGGGTGGTTAGGGACTAGAACACTCGAACAGATGAAGAGGGGTTGGGACATTGGCATTCAAAGATGGAGTGTTACCTTAATGATGGATACATGGCTAACATTAGGCTGGACAAAACTGCAGTTATTCCCACAACAAGGCTACATCCTGGTTACATAGGCAGCATATGATCTCCCATCACCTCAGACCTCCAGGACTCAAGTCTGTAACCTATACCACCTTCATCAAATCAAAACAAGCacatagaaaaaaaaacattgatttctgCCCCACCCCCCCATTTTTTCTTCATAAATTATAATCATAACAAATACAACAATTACAGCattatgtacatactgtactgtatctgtaaaTACAATAGTTTAATTTTTTCCCAAACAACAGATCATTTTGGCAAGATCTCCTATGTTACCATGAGGACATCCCCGGACTAAGGATATGAATGCAGACAAACTCCTATGTTAGAAAATCTATTGCTTCCTGGGTATTTAAGCTGAGGACTACTTGAAACACAAAGAACACAAATAGAGGGAATTGCTTTATGGTCCAAACTGTAGGCAGTCTTATTATAACTGATAGATACTCTGTTTCTGTCAACTGTTCCTATTTCACAAATGCCTTTGTTGCAGTCTCCTCGTCTCTGCCTTTGTCCAAGGTTTGT harbors:
- the LOC110523516 gene encoding cytospin-A isoform X1, translated to MRKTTRPVAGLFKATAAGTKFQTGERVKPEGATMGTAGKNTAKTSATAPLSKAKSSDDLSSATTVGSGASAGSSTIPKAKKTGSAHSSTYSTTGTSNPEGKTKTSSAHSSTSSTTGTSNPEGKTKTSSAHSSTSSTTGTSNPEGKTKISSGKRGTSSVVKEPGSSREGLRERSRTGTASRKLSGPSDTLAPPKRVRSRAMTESESRMSKSRSDGQLSNKTLLESRVKDLLGLAKSKDVEILHLRTELRAIRVQLGLPEEDGGSRERGEGEETAEAEPLQEQKKEATPLIYTDVESTLLLLQDQNQGIRVELNMLKSENRMLKDRLNAMGFSLEQRLDCSLKAPRGSCLSPELPPASGGRDGGFQRAPFQHGVSPHSSACGSNEDLLDPRRAISPEAADSECSEAYQPITSSDDALDAPSGSASACCSSSESEGGPPSNCERSCSGSSGNTSEVSVACLTERIHQMEENQHCTSEELQATLQELADLQQITQELSTENERLGEERVILVDSLCQQGDRLELYGQQMDYFRGLLDEHRLAYAPVDEEDTKSSRYLELERRYVDLTDGTHFEREQLLGVQQHLSGALKMAEQDNAEAQGLISALKERVHMAERQAEMERRDRAVAATELEVLREAAVGEQVELARCRAQLEQERQRVSDLYSIHNAGDKMDIRHQLESERRDKERAEAESAQLHEELDHTRDEAARLEDGISKLEENFRAFRDEVQKQLAEQKRALAHQCSELEERDTEVSDIKETIFELEDEVEQHRAVKLHDNLVITDLESSVKKLQDQKHDMEREIKMLHRKLREESMEWRQFQADLQTAVVIANDIKSEAQEEIGDLRRRLLDTQEKNEKMSKELEEIKKQDEERGRVYNYMNAVERDLAALRQGMGLSRRSSTSSEPSPTVKTLIKSFDNASTAGLVPTSPTAAVPAVTTTIARTPLSPSPLKTPPAAAISPIQRHTASTPKPPSSMVDKRSSYTDLTMPGGYNTVFIHII
- the LOC110523516 gene encoding cytospin-A isoform X3; translated protein: MRKTTRPVAGLFKATAAGTKFQTGERVKPEGATMGTAGKNTAKTSATAPLSKAKSSDDLSSATTVGSGASAGSSTIPKAKKTGSAHSSTYSTTGTSNPEGKTKTSSAHSSTSSTTGTSNPEGKTKTSSAHSSTSSTTGTSNPEGKTKISSGKRGTSSVVKEPGSSREGLRERSRTGTASRKLSGPSDTLAPPKRVRSRAMTESESRMSKSRSDGQLSNKTLLESRVKDLLGLAKSKDVEILHLRTELRAIRVQLGLPEEDGGSRERGEGEETAEAEPLQEQKKEATPLIYTDVESTLLLLQDQNQGIRVELNMLKSENRMLKDRLNAMGFSLEQRLDCSLKAPRGSCLSPELPPASGGRDGGFQRAPFQHGVSPHSSACGSNEDLLDPRRAISPEAADSECSEAYQPITSSDDALDAPSGSASACCSSSESEGGPPSNCERSCSGSSGNTSEVSVACLTERIHQMEENQHCTSEELQATLQELADLQQITQELSTENERLGEERVILVDSLCQQGDRLELYGQQMDYFRGLLDEHRLAYAPVDEEDTKSSRYLELERRYVDLTDGTHFEREQLLGVQQHLSGALKMAEQDNAEAQGLISALKERVHMAERQAEMERRDRAVAATELEVLREAAVGEQVELARCRAQLEQERQRVSDLYSIHNAGDKMDIRHQLESERRDKERAEAESAQLHEELDHTRDEAARLEDGISKLEENFRAFRDEVQKQLAEQKRALAHQCSELEERDTEVSDIKETIFELEDEVEQHRAVKLHDNLVITDLESSVKKLQDQKHDMEREIKMLHRKLREESMEWRQFQADLQTAVVIANDIKSEAQEEIGDLRRRLLDTQEKNEKMSKELEEIKKQDEERGRVYNYMNAVERDLAALRQGMGLSRRSSTSSEPSPTVKTLIKSFDNASTAGLVPTSPTAAVPAVTTTIARTPLSPSPLKTPPAAAISPIQRHTASTPKPPSSMVDKRSSYTDLTIESNVIVVQITLWLTTSSVITVTHVPVSDLSPVLSPVSRRCSEELKRDMSASENTASASLITSSLSAASSPTASVTPSARGRLREERKYALSALAREYGGSKRNALLKWCQKKTEGYLNIDITNFSSSWNDGLAFCAVLHTYLPAHIPYLELSSQDKKRNFTLAFQAAESVGIKSSLDIGEMVHTERPDWQSVMTYVTAIYKYFET
- the LOC110523516 gene encoding cytospin-A isoform X2 → MRKTTRPVAGLFKATAAGTKFQTGERVKPEGATMGTAGKNTAKTSATAPLSKAKSSDDLSSATTVGSGASAGSSTIPKAKKTGSAHSSTYSTTGTSNPEGKTKTSSAHSSTSSTTGTSNPEGKTKTSSAHSSTSSTTGKRGTSSVVKEPGSSREGLRERSRTGTASRKLSGPSDTLAPPKRVRSRAMTESESRMSKSRSDGQLSNKTLLESRVKDLLGLAKSKDVEILHLRTELRAIRVQLGLPEEDGGSRERGEGEETAEAEPLQEQKKEATPLIYTDVESTLLLLQDQNQGIRVELNMLKSENRMLKDRLNAMGFSLEQRLDCSLKAPRGSCLSPELPPASGGRDGGFQRAPFQHGVSPHSSACGSNEDLLDPRRAISPEAADSECSEAYQPITSSDDALDAPSGSASACCSSSESEGGPPSNCERSCSGSSGNTSEVSVACLTERIHQMEENQHCTSEELQATLQELADLQQITQELSTENERLGEERVILVDSLCQQGDRLELYGQQMDYFRGLLDEHRLAYAPVDEEDTKSSRYLELERRYVDLTDGTHFEREQLLGVQQHLSGALKMAEQDNAEAQGLISALKERVHMAERQAEMERRDRAVAATELEVLREAAVGEQVELARCRAQLEQERQRVSDLYSIHNAGDKMDIRHQLESERRDKERAEAESAQLHEELDHTRDEAARLEDGISKLEENFRAFRDEVQKQLAEQKRALAHQCSELEERDTEVSDIKETIFELEDEVEQHRAVKLHDNLVITDLESSVKKLQDQKHDMEREIKMLHRKLREESMEWRQFQADLQTAVVIANDIKSEAQEEIGDLRRRLLDTQEKNEKMSKELEEIKKQDEERGRVYNYMNAVERDLAALRQGMGLSRRSSTSSEPSPTVKTLIKSFDNASTAGLVPTSPTAAVPAVTTTIARTPLSPSPLKTPPAAAISPIQRHTASTPKPPSSMVDKRSSYTDLTMPGGYNTVFIHII